The following are encoded together in the Bradymonas sediminis genome:
- a CDS encoding acyl-CoA carboxylase subunit beta — translation MTDNVKRLQELNAQAEMGGGEARIKRQHDAGKYTARERIDLLLDPGTFVELDKLKTHRCADFGMEKKKIPGDGVVTGYGKVDGRTVYVFSQDFTVFGGSLSGAYAEKICKIMDLATKVGAPVIGLNDSGGARIQEGVQSLAGYADIFHQNVRASGVVPQLSAILGPCAGGAVYSPAITDFIFMVQDTSYMFITGPEVVKTVTSQEVTKQELGGARIHSEKSGVSHFECATEDECIARVRELLSFLPSNNAEDPPFVPTDDDVNRRDAKLNDIVPANPSKPYDMTEIIGAVVDDGYFFEVQAEYARNIVIGFARLGGHSVGIVGNQPNALAGCLDIDASLKAARFVRFCDSFNIPIITLVDVPGFLPGVDQEYGGIIKHGAKLLYAYSEATVPLITLITRKAYGGAYDVMASKHIGADINLAYPTAEIAVMGPAGAIDIVFRNELAEADDAVAKKDELVEEYRKTFANPFKAAELGYIDEIIDPIDTRPRLIGSLEMLQNKRIDSLPKKHGNIPL, via the coding sequence ATGACCGATAATGTCAAACGTCTTCAAGAATTGAACGCTCAAGCCGAAATGGGCGGCGGCGAAGCGCGCATCAAGCGCCAACATGACGCCGGAAAATACACCGCGCGCGAGCGCATCGACCTGCTCCTCGACCCGGGGACCTTTGTCGAGCTTGATAAGCTCAAGACCCACCGCTGTGCCGACTTCGGCATGGAGAAAAAGAAGATCCCCGGCGACGGCGTGGTCACCGGTTACGGCAAGGTCGACGGGCGCACCGTCTATGTCTTCTCCCAGGACTTCACGGTCTTCGGCGGTAGCCTCAGCGGCGCGTACGCCGAGAAGATCTGCAAGATCATGGATCTGGCAACCAAGGTCGGCGCTCCGGTCATCGGCCTCAACGACTCCGGCGGCGCGCGCATCCAGGAAGGCGTGCAGAGCCTCGCCGGCTATGCCGACATCTTCCACCAGAACGTGCGCGCCAGCGGCGTGGTCCCGCAGCTGTCGGCCATCCTTGGGCCCTGCGCCGGCGGCGCCGTGTATAGCCCGGCGATCACCGACTTCATCTTCATGGTCCAGGACACCAGCTATATGTTCATCACCGGGCCGGAGGTCGTGAAAACGGTCACCAGCCAGGAAGTGACCAAGCAGGAGTTGGGCGGCGCGCGCATCCATAGCGAGAAGAGCGGCGTGTCGCATTTTGAGTGCGCCACCGAAGACGAATGCATCGCGCGCGTGCGCGAGCTGCTCTCGTTTCTGCCCTCCAATAACGCCGAAGACCCGCCCTTTGTGCCCACCGACGATGACGTCAATCGCCGCGACGCCAAGCTCAACGATATCGTGCCGGCCAACCCGTCGAAGCCCTACGATATGACCGAGATTATCGGAGCGGTGGTCGACGACGGCTATTTCTTCGAAGTTCAAGCCGAATACGCGCGCAATATCGTCATCGGTTTCGCGCGCCTTGGTGGGCATTCGGTGGGCATCGTCGGTAACCAACCCAACGCGCTGGCCGGCTGCCTGGACATCGACGCGAGCCTGAAAGCCGCGCGATTCGTGCGCTTTTGCGACTCCTTCAATATCCCGATCATCACCCTGGTCGACGTCCCCGGCTTCTTGCCCGGCGTGGACCAGGAATACGGCGGCATCATCAAGCACGGCGCGAAGCTTTTGTACGCCTACTCCGAAGCCACCGTCCCGCTCATCACGCTCATCACCCGCAAAGCCTATGGCGGCGCCTATGACGTGATGGCCTCCAAGCATATCGGCGCCGATATCAACCTGGCCTACCCCACCGCCGAAATCGCGGTCATGGGCCCGGCTGGTGCGATCGATATCGTCTTCCGCAACGAGCTGGCAGAAGCCGACGACGCCGTCGCCAAAAAGGACGAGTTGGTCGAGGAATACCGCAAGACCTTCGCCAACCCGTTCAAGGCCGCCGAGCTCGGTTATATCGACGAGATCATCGATCCCATCGACACCCGCCCGCGCCTCATCGGCTCGCTGGAGATGCTGCAGAATAAGCGCATCGATAGCCTGCCCAAAAAGCACGGCAATATCCCGCTCTAA
- a CDS encoding DUF72 domain-containing protein — MTKLYYGCDELDRGWDHYFKRCNALQLDLETLDALPKTATLNRWRVESPKGFSFTLCADSKFVNALTRLSARGATELDAAAREAWQANVDRAHALAARAILIRTPANFRPGQISRDLLEKVVNELAAPIKPLVIWESDGLWQLRDTLEFANSIGLVYAHDPFIAYREEIPHTSGDAAWVLTERAGLRRKLDQFDMETMIDWADNYQRVFCFMRGRFKWEHARELKVALEYDAL, encoded by the coding sequence ATGACGAAGCTTTATTACGGTTGCGATGAATTAGATCGCGGCTGGGATCATTATTTTAAGCGCTGCAACGCGCTTCAGTTGGACCTCGAGACGCTTGACGCGCTCCCCAAAACCGCCACGCTTAACCGCTGGCGGGTTGAGTCGCCCAAGGGTTTCAGCTTTACGCTATGCGCAGATAGCAAATTCGTGAACGCCCTGACGCGCTTAAGCGCCCGCGGCGCCACCGAATTGGACGCCGCCGCCCGTGAGGCTTGGCAGGCAAATGTTGACCGCGCCCACGCCCTGGCCGCCCGCGCAATTCTGATCCGCACGCCTGCGAATTTCCGGCCCGGACAGATCTCGCGCGACCTGCTCGAGAAGGTGGTCAACGAATTGGCCGCCCCGATTAAGCCCCTGGTTATCTGGGAGAGCGACGGCCTGTGGCAGCTTCGCGACACCCTCGAATTCGCGAACTCCATCGGCCTTGTATACGCGCATGACCCGTTCATCGCGTATCGCGAAGAGATCCCCCACACCAGCGGCGACGCCGCGTGGGTGCTCACCGAGCGCGCGGGCCTTCGGCGCAAACTCGACCAATTCGACATGGAGACCATGATCGACTGGGCCGACAACTATCAGCGCGTCTTCTGCTTTATGCGCGGACGGTTCAAATGGGAACATGCCCGTGAATTGAAGGTCGCGCTCGAATACGACGCGCTCTGA
- a CDS encoding DUF790 family protein: MLTSDLLCVKVSKKTVEGKKSKVAFVEPEYLDVGASEALQRAEELVSIFERHLGDAEQNTRGALEESLADLVGHGTDFVIWRGLAKLLLDRSEFETVSSIDPDEIRRHVFEASAELGPVTSESVRQKVLAQAGATLKVAPDEVEHGLYADLEARQRLTSFKTIDPQALLHRYNLALAQAVLYKATRLVVEFGDLDSNQLRYLFQMLKFHRLMHRFERKKGGYRLEIDGPASLFSKSRKYGLQMAVFLPALLVLDRWELCAELDWKGGGKSKGSTPYRFLLSHTDGLVSDRRVTGQWVAEEERYFEDRFAEADTEWKLARQGSIVELGDNQVIIPDYRLTHPDGREVLLEVVGFWRLDYLERRIDLLAKSKKVPLVLVVSERLKTGRGKLAKVPAEVVFFKGVILVNRVLEAVELASKSG; this comes from the coding sequence ATGCTTACGAGTGATTTGTTATGTGTGAAGGTGAGCAAGAAGACGGTCGAGGGCAAGAAGTCGAAGGTTGCGTTCGTGGAGCCTGAGTATCTCGATGTCGGCGCGAGCGAAGCGCTGCAGCGGGCCGAGGAGTTGGTCTCGATCTTCGAGCGTCACCTGGGCGACGCCGAGCAGAACACGCGGGGAGCGCTCGAGGAGTCGCTGGCGGACCTGGTCGGCCACGGCACGGATTTTGTGATCTGGCGCGGCCTGGCCAAACTCCTGCTGGACCGCTCGGAGTTCGAGACGGTGTCCTCCATCGACCCCGACGAGATTCGCCGCCATGTCTTTGAGGCGAGCGCTGAGCTTGGCCCGGTGACCTCTGAGTCGGTTCGCCAAAAGGTCTTGGCGCAGGCGGGCGCAACCCTGAAAGTTGCGCCCGACGAAGTCGAGCACGGCCTCTACGCCGACCTCGAGGCGCGCCAGCGCCTGACCTCCTTTAAGACCATCGACCCCCAGGCGCTCCTCCACCGCTATAATCTCGCGCTCGCTCAGGCCGTGCTCTATAAGGCGACGCGCCTGGTCGTGGAGTTCGGGGACCTCGACTCCAACCAGCTTCGCTACCTCTTTCAGATGCTCAAGTTCCACCGCTTGATGCACCGCTTCGAGCGAAAGAAGGGCGGCTACCGCCTTGAGATTGATGGTCCGGCGAGCTTATTTTCGAAGAGTCGGAAGTACGGGCTGCAGATGGCGGTGTTTTTGCCGGCGCTCCTGGTCCTCGACCGCTGGGAATTATGCGCCGAGCTTGATTGGAAGGGCGGAGGGAAGTCCAAGGGGAGCACACCCTATCGATTCCTTCTTAGCCACACCGACGGCCTCGTCTCCGACCGCCGCGTCACCGGCCAATGGGTGGCCGAAGAGGAGCGCTATTTCGAAGATCGCTTCGCCGAAGCCGACACCGAGTGGAAGTTGGCGCGCCAGGGCAGTATCGTCGAGCTGGGCGACAACCAGGTCATCATCCCCGACTACCGGCTCACCCATCCCGACGGACGCGAGGTGCTGCTTGAGGTCGTCGGGTTCTGGCGACTTGATTATCTGGAGCGGCGCATCGACTTGTTGGCCAAGTCGAAGAAGGTTCCGCTTGTGTTGGTGGTTAGTGAGCGCCTCAAGACCGGGCGCGGAAAGCTCGCGAAAGTTCCGGCCGAGGTGGTGTTTTTTAAGGGGGTTATTCTGGTGAATCGCGTTCTGGAGGCGGTCGAATTGGCGAGCAAGTCGGGGTGA
- a CDS encoding citrate synthase, giving the protein MTDAKLVLNGQECEFGVFEGSEGEVGVDMRKLRGMTGAISYDPGYGSTGSCKSEITFIDGEKGILRYRGYPLEQLAEGVSFEEVMYLMIWGKLPNQAELDGFNAKLAEHAELPEGIVAVLDNLPKNAHPMTVMQTLVATLGDYYEPADEETDIIRLLAKSKALAAYSYRKQTGKEYLKPSKGASFAGDFAHMTFGTSDEYKVSDVLEASLDSLFILHADHEQNCSTSTARMIGSAQASLYASISGAIGALSGPLHGGANQKVIEMLENIRAEGRSLEDHIELVKDKSSDVKLMGFGHRVYKNFDPRARILKKSADELFADLGVEDPALDLAKELEKVALEDEYFVKRRLYPNVDFYSGTIYRALGIPTNMFTVMFVLGRLPGWIAQWKEMRDDADQRIHRPRQIYIGENERNVTPISER; this is encoded by the coding sequence ATGACGGACGCGAAATTAGTTCTTAATGGTCAAGAGTGCGAATTCGGCGTATTCGAGGGAAGCGAAGGAGAAGTCGGCGTCGATATGCGGAAATTGCGCGGGATGACCGGCGCGATCAGCTATGACCCGGGCTATGGCAGCACTGGTTCGTGCAAAAGTGAGATCACCTTTATCGACGGCGAGAAGGGCATTCTTCGCTATCGCGGCTATCCTCTTGAGCAGCTCGCCGAGGGCGTCAGCTTCGAAGAGGTGATGTACCTGATGATCTGGGGCAAGCTGCCCAACCAGGCGGAGCTCGACGGCTTCAACGCCAAACTCGCCGAGCACGCTGAGCTTCCCGAAGGGATCGTCGCTGTGCTGGACAACCTTCCGAAGAACGCGCATCCGATGACCGTGATGCAGACCCTGGTCGCCACGCTTGGTGACTATTATGAGCCTGCCGACGAAGAGACCGATATTATTCGTCTCCTGGCCAAATCCAAGGCGCTTGCCGCGTATTCCTATCGCAAGCAGACCGGCAAGGAATATCTCAAGCCGAGCAAGGGCGCGAGCTTCGCCGGTGACTTCGCGCATATGACCTTTGGCACCTCGGATGAGTATAAAGTCAGCGACGTGCTTGAGGCTTCGCTCGATAGCCTCTTCATCCTGCACGCCGACCACGAGCAAAACTGCTCGACCTCGACCGCGCGTATGATCGGTAGCGCGCAGGCGAGCCTTTACGCCTCGATCTCGGGGGCGATCGGCGCTCTGAGCGGCCCGCTGCATGGTGGCGCCAACCAGAAAGTTATCGAGATGCTTGAGAATATTCGCGCCGAAGGACGCTCGCTCGAGGATCATATCGAGCTGGTCAAAGACAAGTCCTCCGACGTGAAGCTGATGGGCTTCGGTCACCGCGTGTACAAGAACTTCGATCCGCGCGCGCGCATCCTCAAGAAGTCGGCTGACGAGCTTTTCGCCGACCTCGGCGTGGAAGACCCGGCGCTTGACCTGGCCAAAGAGCTTGAGAAGGTCGCGCTTGAGGACGAGTATTTCGTCAAACGTCGCCTCTACCCGAACGTCGACTTCTACAGCGGCACGATCTATCGCGCCCTGGGCATCCCGACCAATATGTTCACGGTGATGTTCGTGCTTGGACGTCTTCCGGGCTGGATCGCTCAGTGGAAAGAGATGCGCGATGACGCCGACCAGCGCATCCACCGTCCGCGCCAGATCTATATCGGCGAGAACGAGCGCAACGTCACTCCGATCTCGGAGCGATAA
- a CDS encoding ArnT family glycosyltransferase → MSSKNTQDAAETVEPQATSDAVESANNAAATEEPARFSLSSLRWFEDDTKAWWRDRAIVVTVFGLLFLLFLGSFGLWDPWEVHYGEVARSILERNDWISTWWGSHWKNSTGSAEGSYFFSKPILLMWMMSIGMQVFGFSAWGVRLGVALIALMGVLLVYSMGASVFRRRVGFLMAGILGTSPFWSMLSRQAQTDMPFVGLMTVGICFFMMAVFGKDRDLPADKFSYSLTFGWVALVCIPQVILVLVGLSSWRGSTNPFMEAFTSPQTQGIIFGGVILGLGTLLLLTGLWKGRANTEKSRKTRSRLALAALAVVWVPLLVVLVIALVSGDNAAKSLEGWFVWGPTQAAQYLSMFSLALYLTFSRPIVERRRIYLIGFYTFVALATMAKGLLGFMLPGAIFFFYLLITREWKMLKQVDLHIGVPIFIAVCFPWYAAMLIRHTKGFWTRFFVHDHFKRLSGGVHQIDTGSFEHFVRWLGYGLFPWFAFLPATFGYLFSGRGLKMDDDRGRATLMLLIWAALGFMLFTLSSTKFHHYIFPVVPPLAMLIALAIDDALDRELPHPWPLYFAGIGVLGMLTWDLVGDPQLLKNLFTYKYDRVWLVDLDPGFSRWIFGAGAVSLVGMVLFLVRNRVIRRAGLSAVMAAAFVFTVFCIDIYMPAISGSWSQKGLWDAYYAQCTRIDGPPGAHRFKRFCEEPAIAFRLNWRGETFYTQNEVLPMSKDKDFDHFLKENGDETFYAIMEYSSYRGSFPRALPAHLKGKACITYNENIKFALVKVPCAPDDPNRTEDKPKNRR, encoded by the coding sequence ATGAGTTCTAAAAATACCCAAGACGCCGCTGAGACGGTTGAGCCGCAGGCCACGTCCGACGCGGTCGAATCCGCCAACAATGCTGCCGCGACTGAGGAGCCTGCGCGGTTCTCGCTCAGTTCATTGCGTTGGTTCGAAGACGACACCAAAGCCTGGTGGCGTGACCGCGCCATCGTGGTCACGGTCTTTGGCCTGCTCTTTCTCCTCTTTTTGGGGAGTTTTGGCCTCTGGGACCCATGGGAGGTGCACTACGGCGAAGTCGCGCGTTCGATTTTGGAGCGAAACGACTGGATCAGCACCTGGTGGGGCAGTCATTGGAAGAACTCCACCGGCAGCGCCGAAGGATCCTATTTCTTTTCCAAACCGATTTTGCTGATGTGGATGATGTCCATCGGCATGCAGGTCTTCGGGTTTTCGGCCTGGGGCGTGCGCCTGGGGGTCGCGTTGATCGCGTTGATGGGCGTGCTTCTTGTCTATTCGATGGGGGCGAGCGTGTTCCGCCGCCGCGTCGGATTCCTGATGGCGGGTATTCTGGGGACAAGTCCGTTCTGGTCGATGCTCAGCCGCCAGGCGCAGACCGATATGCCCTTCGTGGGGTTGATGACCGTCGGTATCTGCTTCTTTATGATGGCCGTCTTCGGCAAAGACCGTGACTTGCCGGCCGATAAATTCTCCTATTCGCTGACCTTCGGGTGGGTCGCCCTGGTCTGTATCCCGCAGGTGATTCTGGTCCTGGTCGGGCTTTCCAGTTGGCGCGGTTCGACCAATCCCTTTATGGAGGCGTTCACTTCGCCGCAAACCCAGGGGATTATCTTTGGGGGCGTCATTCTTGGGCTGGGCACGCTGCTGCTTTTGACCGGTCTGTGGAAGGGCAGGGCGAATACCGAGAAGTCCCGTAAAACCCGCAGCCGCCTGGCGCTGGCCGCGCTGGCCGTGGTGTGGGTGCCGCTGCTGGTGGTGCTGGTGATCGCGCTGGTCAGTGGCGATAACGCAGCGAAGTCGTTGGAGGGTTGGTTTGTCTGGGGGCCAACCCAGGCCGCTCAATACCTGAGTATGTTCTCCCTCGCCCTATACCTGACGTTTTCGCGCCCGATTGTTGAGCGGCGTCGCATCTATCTTATTGGTTTTTATACCTTTGTGGCGCTGGCCACGATGGCCAAGGGGCTGCTCGGCTTTATGCTTCCGGGCGCGATATTCTTCTTCTATCTGCTCATTACGCGCGAATGGAAGATGCTTAAACAGGTCGATTTGCATATCGGCGTTCCGATCTTTATCGCGGTTTGTTTCCCCTGGTACGCGGCGATGTTGATTCGTCATACCAAGGGGTTTTGGACGCGCTTCTTTGTCCATGACCACTTCAAACGCCTCTCCGGCGGCGTCCACCAGATCGACACCGGCAGCTTCGAGCATTTCGTGCGGTGGCTGGGATATGGGCTCTTCCCCTGGTTTGCCTTTTTGCCGGCGACCTTCGGCTATCTGTTCTCGGGCCGCGGTCTAAAGATGGACGATGACCGTGGGCGCGCGACCCTGATGCTGCTGATCTGGGCGGCGCTGGGCTTTATGCTCTTCACGCTGTCGAGCACCAAATTCCATCACTATATCTTCCCGGTCGTGCCGCCGCTGGCGATGCTTATCGCGCTGGCGATTGACGACGCCCTGGACCGCGAATTGCCGCACCCCTGGCCGCTGTATTTTGCCGGTATCGGCGTGCTCGGCATGTTGACCTGGGACCTGGTCGGTGACCCGCAGTTGCTCAAAAACCTCTTCACCTACAAATATGACCGCGTGTGGCTGGTCGACCTGGACCCGGGCTTTAGCCGCTGGATCTTTGGCGCCGGTGCCGTGTCGTTAGTCGGTATGGTCTTATTCCTGGTGAGGAATCGCGTGATACGCCGCGCCGGCCTAAGCGCGGTGATGGCGGCGGCCTTTGTTTTTACGGTCTTCTGTATCGATATCTACATGCCCGCCATCAGCGGCTCTTGGAGCCAGAAGGGCCTGTGGGACGCGTATTATGCGCAATGCACGCGCATCGACGGCCCGCCCGGCGCGCACCGATTTAAGCGCTTCTGCGAGGAGCCCGCGATTGCCTTCCGCCTGAATTGGCGCGGCGAGACCTTCTATACCCAGAACGAAGTGCTGCCGATGAGCAAGGACAAGGATTTCGACCATTTCCTTAAGGAAAATGGGGACGAGACTTTCTACGCCATCATGGAATATTCGAGTTATCGTGGTAGTTTCCCGCGCGCGCTTCCGGCGCATCTAAAGGGAAAAGCCTGCATCACTTATAATGAAAATATTAAATTTGCGCTCGTGAAGGTTCCCTGTGCGCCCGACGATCCAAATCGTACTGAGGACAAGCCCAAAAACAGGCGATAA
- the glgA gene encoding glycogen synthase GlgA: MELAQLIRTKHSEKPSAAETLDILFASSEVAPYSKTGGLADVAASLPKALNAMGHRVSIITPLYKHLDPEALHLSRRLQPLQVPRLGKLRKKVEATIWEGRTEGGVRIFFIQQDDFFGQNDNLYGYGDGDLQSNPARFAFFSRAIVEFSMQYSVPVDVIHCNDWHTALAPIFREHYYAEEMKDTACVLTIHNLAFQGRFDGEAMPETGLPKKYYAASEMRVDDAINYLKGGIKYASQVTTVSPTYAEEIQSDEGGFGLGEALRDASAKLTGILNGADYSVWSPSVDHYIDVQYDSDDLHGKRKNKAALQAHFGLPDRPTLPLLAMVGRLTEQKGLDLLLPALETLLDGFEHEKDSFQVVFLGEGEQKYADEITRLVEKFPRHIAAHLGYSEELAHKFQAAADILLIPSRFEPCGLTQLYAMRYGTLPLVHATGGLKDTVIDPKRDKKTGDIIEGSTGFAFEKFDVDTLRETIARATTRYRNHRQWRPVIQNAMERDFSWGNSASQYVDIYKKALGRPVEVKAAEKTEEKKASPKKKSAAKKTSKKSSSKKSTKKADSKATAKTDSAKKETTKKSAKKSEPKSSAKKDSTKKEGAKKKGATRRVPKKDDAKK, encoded by the coding sequence ATGGAACTCGCCCAGTTGATCCGCACCAAGCACTCTGAGAAGCCCAGTGCTGCGGAAACCCTCGATATTCTATTTGCCTCCAGTGAGGTTGCACCCTATTCGAAGACCGGCGGCCTCGCCGATGTTGCGGCGAGTCTTCCCAAAGCGCTCAACGCGATGGGACACCGGGTCTCGATCATCACCCCGCTGTACAAGCATCTGGACCCCGAGGCGCTTCATCTTAGCCGGCGCCTGCAGCCCCTGCAGGTCCCGCGGCTGGGCAAATTGCGCAAAAAAGTCGAAGCCACCATCTGGGAAGGCCGCACCGAAGGCGGCGTGCGCATTTTCTTCATCCAGCAGGACGACTTCTTCGGCCAGAACGATAACCTCTACGGTTATGGCGACGGCGACCTGCAGTCGAACCCGGCGCGCTTCGCGTTCTTTAGCCGCGCGATCGTCGAATTCTCGATGCAATATAGCGTCCCGGTCGACGTCATTCATTGCAACGACTGGCATACCGCGCTGGCGCCCATCTTCCGCGAGCATTATTACGCCGAGGAGATGAAGGACACCGCGTGCGTGCTGACCATTCATAACCTGGCATTCCAGGGCCGATTCGACGGCGAAGCGATGCCTGAGACCGGCCTGCCCAAAAAGTATTATGCGGCGTCGGAGATGCGCGTCGACGACGCCATCAACTACCTTAAAGGCGGGATCAAATACGCCTCGCAGGTGACCACCGTCAGCCCGACCTACGCCGAAGAGATTCAGAGCGACGAGGGCGGCTTTGGCCTGGGCGAAGCCCTGCGCGACGCCTCGGCCAAGCTCACCGGAATCCTCAACGGCGCCGACTATTCGGTCTGGTCGCCGTCGGTCGACCACTATATCGACGTCCAATATGATTCGGACGATCTGCACGGCAAGCGCAAGAATAAGGCCGCTCTGCAGGCCCATTTCGGCCTCCCCGACCGCCCCACCCTTCCGCTTCTGGCGATGGTCGGACGGCTCACCGAGCAAAAAGGCCTCGACCTTTTATTGCCGGCGCTTGAGACCTTACTCGACGGTTTCGAGCACGAGAAAGACTCCTTCCAGGTCGTATTCCTGGGCGAAGGCGAGCAAAAATACGCCGACGAGATCACCCGATTGGTCGAGAAATTCCCGCGTCATATCGCCGCACACCTCGGCTATAGCGAGGAGTTGGCCCACAAATTCCAGGCCGCGGCGGACATCCTGCTGATCCCGAGTCGCTTTGAGCCCTGCGGACTCACGCAGCTCTACGCCATGCGCTACGGCACCCTGCCGTTGGTGCACGCCACCGGCGGGCTCAAAGACACCGTCATCGACCCCAAGCGCGACAAGAAGACCGGCGATATTATCGAGGGAAGCACCGGCTTTGCCTTCGAAAAATTCGACGTCGACACGCTTCGCGAGACCATCGCGCGCGCCACCACGCGCTACCGAAACCACCGCCAGTGGCGCCCGGTCATCCAAAACGCCATGGAGCGCGACTTCTCTTGGGGGAACTCGGCCAGCCAATACGTCGACATCTATAAGAAGGCCCTTGGTCGCCCGGTTGAAGTGAAAGCAGCCGAGAAGACCGAAGAAAAGAAGGCCTCCCCGAAGAAGAAATCCGCGGCGAAAAAGACCTCAAAGAAGTCCTCGTCGAAGAAGAGCACAAAGAAGGCGGATTCGAAGGCCACCGCCAAAACCGATAGCGCGAAAAAAGAAACAACGAAGAAGAGCGCGAAGAAATCGGAACCCAAAAGCAGCGCGAAGAAGGACAGCACCAAAAAAGAAGGCGCTAAGAAGAAAGGCGCAACCAGGCGAGTCCCCAAGAAGGACGACGCAAAGAAATAA